A window of the Citrus sinensis cultivar Valencia sweet orange chromosome 9, DVS_A1.0, whole genome shotgun sequence genome harbors these coding sequences:
- the LOC102620262 gene encoding probable WRKY transcription factor 2 isoform X1 — translation MVMAGIDDNMAVIGDWVPPSPSPRTFFAAISGDDISSREPPSENGADGLSLGSQEQMTSGNTEKKNMMTGGASTDLGPFSEQKSRLAARAGFNAPRLNTESIRTSDLSLNPDIRSPYLTIPPGLSPTTLLESPVFLSNSLAQPSPTTGKFSFIPNGNGKSSTCISEAPDKSKDNILEDINTSFAFKPVAESGSFSLGTRNKQSFPSIEVSVQSENSHQSQNVNAAKVHSQYRNSLSLQVQTDFSRATTEKDNGCNTILADQRVFDTFGGSTEHSPPLDEQQDEEGDQRGSGDSMVAGAGGASSEDGYNWRKYGQKQVKGSEYPRSYYKCTHPNCQVKKKVERSLEGHITEIIYKGAHNHPKPPPNRRSAIGSNPLDMQLDIHEQAGLQSGADGDPSWANTQKGTAGGTPEWRHDTVEVTSAAPVGPEYCNQSSALPAQNGTPYESGDAVDASSTFSNDEDEDDQATHCSVGFDGEEDESESKRRKIEAYATEMSGATRAIREPRVVVQTTSEVDILDDGYRWRKYGQKVVKGNPNPRSYYKCTSAGCTVRKHVERASHDLKSVITTYEGKHNHDVPAARNSSHVNSGSSSAVAAHAAAAGQIHRPEPSQLHNSMARFDRPASFGSFRVPGRQQFGPSPGFSFGMHQPGLANLSMAGLGPGQPELPVLPVHPYLAQQRQVNEMGFMMPKGEPKVEPMSEPGLNLSNRSAVYQQLMSRLPLGPQM, via the exons ATGGTCATGGCTGGAATTGATGATAACATGGCAGTAATTGGAGACTGGGTGCCGCCTAGTCCAAGTCCAAGAACCTTTTTCGCAGCAATATCAGGTGATGATATTAGCTCAAGAGAACCACCCAGTGAGAATGGGGCTGATGGGCTCTCCTTAGGATCTCAAGAGCAGATGACATCAGGAAATACTGAGAAAAAGAACATGATGACAGGAGGTGCATCAACTGACTTAGGTCCATTTTCTGAGCAGAAATCAAGGTTGGCGGCAAGAGCTGGGTTTAATGCTCCAAGGTTGAATACAGAAAGCATTAGAACATCTGACCTTTCTCTGAACCCTGATATTCGATCTCCTTACTTGACAATACCACCTGGTCTCAGCCCAACGACACTGCTGGAGTCTCCagttttcctttcaaattccCTG GCACAGCCATCTCCAACAACTGGAAAGTTCTCATTCATCCCAAATGGTAATGGTAAAAGTTCGACATGTATCTCAGAGGCCCCTGATAAAAGCAAGGATAACATCTTGGAGGACATCAATACATCATTTGCGTTTAAGCCTGTTGCAGAATCAGGTTCTTTTTCCCTTGGTACAAGAAATAAG CAGTCCTTTCCTAGTATTGAGGTTTCTGTTCAGTCTGAGAATTCCCATCAGTCCCAAAATGTAAATGCAGCCAAAGTCCATTCTCAATACAGAAACAGCCTCAGCCTCCAAGTCCAAACAGACTTCTCCAGAGCAACAACTGAAAAGGATAATGGGTGTAATACCATCTTGGCTGATCAAAGGGTCTTTGATACTTTTGGTGGCAGTACTGAACATTCTCCACCTCTTGATGAGCAACAGGATGAAGAAGGAGATCAAAGAGGCAGTGGAGATTCCATGGTTGCTGGTGCTGGAGGTGCATCATCTGAAGATGGATATAATTGGAGAAAATATGGACAAAAACAAGTGAAGGGTAGTGAGTATCCCCGTAGTTATTACAAGTGCACACATCCAAACTGTCAGGTTAAGAAGAAAGTGGAGAGATCTCTTGAAGGCCACATAACCGAGATCATATACAAAGGAGCTCATAATCACCCCAAGCCTCCACCCAATCGCCGATCAGCCATTGGGTCTAACCCTCTTGACATGCAATTAGACATTCATGAACAGGCTGGACTGCAGAGTGGTGCTGATGGTGATCCCTCATGGGCAAATACACAGAAAGGGACTGCTGGTGGAACTCCCGAGTGGAGGCATGACACTGTCGAGGTGACATCAGCAGCACCTGTGGGACCTGAATACTGCAACCAATCTTCTGCTTTGCCTGCTCAGAATGGCACTCCCTATGAATCAGGTGATGCAGTGGATGCCTCATCTACCTTCTCtaatgatgaagatgaagatgatcaGGCGACACACTGTAGCGTAGGTTTTGATGGTGAAGAAGACGAATCTGAGTCAAAGAGAAG GAAAATTGAAGCTTATGCAACAGAAATGAGTGGAGCCACTAGAGCTATTCGTGAGCCTAGAGTAGTGGTTCAGACAACGAGTGAGGTAGATATCCTTGATGATGGATACCGCTGGCGCAAATATGGGCAAAAAGTTGTGAAAGGAAATCCAAATCCAAG GAGTTATTACAAGTGCACAAGTGCAGGCTGCACGGTGAGAAAGCACGTGGAGAGGGCGTCCCATGATCTGAAGTCAGTGATCACCACATATGAGGGAAAGCACAACCATGATGTTCCCGCTGCTCGAAATAGCAGTCATGTTAACTCTGGCTCCTCAAGTGCCGTTGCTGCCcatgctgctgctgctggtcAAATCCACAGGCCCGAGCCATCACAGCTTCACAACAGCATGGCAAGATTTGACAGACCTGCTTCTTTTGGTTCTTTCAGAGTACCTGGAAGGCAGCAGTTCGGACCTTCCCCTGGCTTCTCATTTGGAATGCATCAACCAGGCCTGGCCAATCTATCTATGGCAGGACTTGGCCCCGGCCAACCCGAGCTGCCTGTTTTGCCTGTTCATCCATATTTGGCACAGCAACGCCAGGTTAATGAAATGGGTTTCATGATGCCAAAAGGAGAACCAAAGGTGGAGCCAATGTCGGAACCTGGTCTGAACTTGTCGAATCGTTCAGCAGTTTACCAGCAGCTAATGAGTAGGCTACCTCTTGGACCTCAGATGTAA
- the LOC102620262 gene encoding probable WRKY transcription factor 2 isoform X2, which yields MVMAGIDDNMAVIGDWVPPSPSPRTFFAAISGDDISSREPPSENGADGLSLGSQEQMTSGNTEKKNMMTGGASTDLGPFSEQKSRLAARAGFNAPRLNTESIRTSDLSLNPDIRSPYLTIPPGLSPTTLLESPVFLSNSLAQPSPTTGKFSFIPNGNGKSSTCISEAPDKSKDNILEDINTSFAFKPVAESGSFSLGTRNKSFPSIEVSVQSENSHQSQNVNAAKVHSQYRNSLSLQVQTDFSRATTEKDNGCNTILADQRVFDTFGGSTEHSPPLDEQQDEEGDQRGSGDSMVAGAGGASSEDGYNWRKYGQKQVKGSEYPRSYYKCTHPNCQVKKKVERSLEGHITEIIYKGAHNHPKPPPNRRSAIGSNPLDMQLDIHEQAGLQSGADGDPSWANTQKGTAGGTPEWRHDTVEVTSAAPVGPEYCNQSSALPAQNGTPYESGDAVDASSTFSNDEDEDDQATHCSVGFDGEEDESESKRRKIEAYATEMSGATRAIREPRVVVQTTSEVDILDDGYRWRKYGQKVVKGNPNPRSYYKCTSAGCTVRKHVERASHDLKSVITTYEGKHNHDVPAARNSSHVNSGSSSAVAAHAAAAGQIHRPEPSQLHNSMARFDRPASFGSFRVPGRQQFGPSPGFSFGMHQPGLANLSMAGLGPGQPELPVLPVHPYLAQQRQVNEMGFMMPKGEPKVEPMSEPGLNLSNRSAVYQQLMSRLPLGPQM from the exons ATGGTCATGGCTGGAATTGATGATAACATGGCAGTAATTGGAGACTGGGTGCCGCCTAGTCCAAGTCCAAGAACCTTTTTCGCAGCAATATCAGGTGATGATATTAGCTCAAGAGAACCACCCAGTGAGAATGGGGCTGATGGGCTCTCCTTAGGATCTCAAGAGCAGATGACATCAGGAAATACTGAGAAAAAGAACATGATGACAGGAGGTGCATCAACTGACTTAGGTCCATTTTCTGAGCAGAAATCAAGGTTGGCGGCAAGAGCTGGGTTTAATGCTCCAAGGTTGAATACAGAAAGCATTAGAACATCTGACCTTTCTCTGAACCCTGATATTCGATCTCCTTACTTGACAATACCACCTGGTCTCAGCCCAACGACACTGCTGGAGTCTCCagttttcctttcaaattccCTG GCACAGCCATCTCCAACAACTGGAAAGTTCTCATTCATCCCAAATGGTAATGGTAAAAGTTCGACATGTATCTCAGAGGCCCCTGATAAAAGCAAGGATAACATCTTGGAGGACATCAATACATCATTTGCGTTTAAGCCTGTTGCAGAATCAGGTTCTTTTTCCCTTGGTACAAGAAATAAG TCCTTTCCTAGTATTGAGGTTTCTGTTCAGTCTGAGAATTCCCATCAGTCCCAAAATGTAAATGCAGCCAAAGTCCATTCTCAATACAGAAACAGCCTCAGCCTCCAAGTCCAAACAGACTTCTCCAGAGCAACAACTGAAAAGGATAATGGGTGTAATACCATCTTGGCTGATCAAAGGGTCTTTGATACTTTTGGTGGCAGTACTGAACATTCTCCACCTCTTGATGAGCAACAGGATGAAGAAGGAGATCAAAGAGGCAGTGGAGATTCCATGGTTGCTGGTGCTGGAGGTGCATCATCTGAAGATGGATATAATTGGAGAAAATATGGACAAAAACAAGTGAAGGGTAGTGAGTATCCCCGTAGTTATTACAAGTGCACACATCCAAACTGTCAGGTTAAGAAGAAAGTGGAGAGATCTCTTGAAGGCCACATAACCGAGATCATATACAAAGGAGCTCATAATCACCCCAAGCCTCCACCCAATCGCCGATCAGCCATTGGGTCTAACCCTCTTGACATGCAATTAGACATTCATGAACAGGCTGGACTGCAGAGTGGTGCTGATGGTGATCCCTCATGGGCAAATACACAGAAAGGGACTGCTGGTGGAACTCCCGAGTGGAGGCATGACACTGTCGAGGTGACATCAGCAGCACCTGTGGGACCTGAATACTGCAACCAATCTTCTGCTTTGCCTGCTCAGAATGGCACTCCCTATGAATCAGGTGATGCAGTGGATGCCTCATCTACCTTCTCtaatgatgaagatgaagatgatcaGGCGACACACTGTAGCGTAGGTTTTGATGGTGAAGAAGACGAATCTGAGTCAAAGAGAAG GAAAATTGAAGCTTATGCAACAGAAATGAGTGGAGCCACTAGAGCTATTCGTGAGCCTAGAGTAGTGGTTCAGACAACGAGTGAGGTAGATATCCTTGATGATGGATACCGCTGGCGCAAATATGGGCAAAAAGTTGTGAAAGGAAATCCAAATCCAAG GAGTTATTACAAGTGCACAAGTGCAGGCTGCACGGTGAGAAAGCACGTGGAGAGGGCGTCCCATGATCTGAAGTCAGTGATCACCACATATGAGGGAAAGCACAACCATGATGTTCCCGCTGCTCGAAATAGCAGTCATGTTAACTCTGGCTCCTCAAGTGCCGTTGCTGCCcatgctgctgctgctggtcAAATCCACAGGCCCGAGCCATCACAGCTTCACAACAGCATGGCAAGATTTGACAGACCTGCTTCTTTTGGTTCTTTCAGAGTACCTGGAAGGCAGCAGTTCGGACCTTCCCCTGGCTTCTCATTTGGAATGCATCAACCAGGCCTGGCCAATCTATCTATGGCAGGACTTGGCCCCGGCCAACCCGAGCTGCCTGTTTTGCCTGTTCATCCATATTTGGCACAGCAACGCCAGGTTAATGAAATGGGTTTCATGATGCCAAAAGGAGAACCAAAGGTGGAGCCAATGTCGGAACCTGGTCTGAACTTGTCGAATCGTTCAGCAGTTTACCAGCAGCTAATGAGTAGGCTACCTCTTGGACCTCAGATGTAA
- the LOC102619977 gene encoding receptor-like protein kinase BRI1-like 3: MKTEWRVSLLSQDQQQQGKGIMGIFGFVLWLLLLCHLLIMPSYARELSSSSRQSGGNEELTILMAFKQSSIGSDPNGYLANWTADALTPCSWQGVSCSLNSHVTSLNLNNLGLSGSLNLTTLTALPYLEHLNLQGNSFSAGDLSTSKTSSCSLVTMDLSSNNITGSLPGRSFLLSCDRLSYVNLSHNSISGGSLHIGPSLLQLDLSGNQISDSALLTYSLSNCQNLNLLNFSDNKLPGKLNATSVNCKSISTIDLSYNLLSGEIPASFVADSSGSLKYLDLSHNNFTGKFSNLDFGRCGNLSVITLSQNGLSGTEFPASLKNCQLLETLNMSHNALQGGIPGFLLGSFRNLKQLSLAHNQFAGEIPPELGQACGTLRELDLSSNRLTGELPSTFASCSSLHSLNLGSNMLSGNFLNTVVSKISSLIYLYVPFNNISGPVPLSLTNCTQLRVLDLSSNGFTGTIPSGFCSPPNFPALEKIVLPNNYLSGTVPLELGSCKNLKTIDLSFNSLAGPVPSEIWSLPNLSDLVMWANNLTGEIPEGICVNGGNLETLILNNNHLTGAIPKSIASCTNMLWVSLSSNQLTGEIPAGIGNLVKLAILQLGNNSLTGQVPQGLGKCRSLVWLDLNSNNLSGPLPSELANQAGVVMPGIVSGKQFAFVRNEGGTACRGAGGLVEFEGIRPERLEGFPMVHSCPSTRIYTGMTMYTFTTNGSLIYLDLSYNSLSGTLPENFGSLNYLQVLNLGHNKLTGHIPDSFGGLKAIGVLDLSHNNFQGSIPGSLGGLSFLSDLDVSNNNLSGIIPSGGQLTTFPASRYENNSGLCGLPLLPCSSGNHAATVHPHEKKQNVETGVVIGIAFFLLIILGLTLALYRVKKDQKKDEQREKYIESLPTSGSSSWKLSSVPEPLSINVATFEKPLRKLTFAHLLEATNGFSADSMIGSGGFGEVYKAQLRDGSVVAIKKLIHVTGQGDREFMAEMETIGKIKHRNLVPLLGYCKIGEERLLVYEYMKWGSLESVLHDRAKGGGTELDWAARKKIAIGSARGLAFLHHSCIPHIIHRDMKSSNVLLDENFEARVSDFGMARLVNALDTHLSVSTLAGTPGYVPPEYYQSFRCTTKGDVYSYGVILLELLSGKRPIDPSEFGDDNNLVGWAKQLHREKRINEILDPELTMQTSDETELYQYLRISFECLDDRPFKRPTMIQVMAMFKELQVDTEGDSLDSFSLKDTVIEELRERESSSG; encoded by the coding sequence atgaagacagAGTGGAGGGTATCGTTATTATCACAAGATCAACAGCAACAAGGGAAAGGAATCATGGGAATCTTTGGCTTTGTGCTATGGTTGTTGCTTCTCTGTCACTTGCTAATAATGCCATCATATGCTAGAGAACTATCATCATCTTCAAGGCAAAGCGGCGGCAATGAAGAGTTGACAATTTTGATGGCTTTCAAGCAATCCTCTATTGGTTCTGATCCAAATGGGTACTTGGCCAACTGGACTGCTGATGCTTTAACTCCATGTTCATGGCAAGGGGTTTCTTGTTCTCTTAATAGCCACGTTACCTCCCTCAACCTCAACAACCTTGGCCTTAGTGGTAGCTTAAACCTCACAACTCTCACAGCTTTGCCATATCTCGAGCATCTGAATTTGCAGGGCAATTCTTTCTCTGCTGGTGATCTATCAACATCCAAAACTAGCTCCTGCAGCCTGGTGACAATGGACCTTTCGTCAAACAACATTACAGGCTCTCTTCCTGGCAGATCTTTTTTGCTCTCCTGTGATCGTCTGTCTTATGTTAACCTCTCTCACAATTCAATATCTGGGGGTAGTCTCCATATTGGCCCTTCTCTTCTCCAGCTTGACCTCTCCGGCAATCAGATATCGGATTCTGCCCTGTTGACGTATTCTCTTTCCAATTGCCAGAACTTGAATCTGCTAAACTTTTCTGATAATAAGCTCCCCGGCAAGCTGAATGCTACTTCAGTTAATTGCAAGAGTATTTCCACCATTGACCTTTCTTACAATCTCTTATCAGGGGAGATACCGGCTAGCTTTGTGGCAGACTCGTCCGGATCTCTCAAATATCTTGATCTATCCCACAACAACTTCACTGGCAAATTCTCCAATCTTGATTTTGGACGCTGCGGCAACCTCTCCGTGATCACTCTCTCTCAAAATGGTCTCTCTGGAACTGAATTTCCTGCTAGCCTGAAGAATTGTCAGCTTCTGGAGACGCTTAATATGTCCCATAATGCACTGCAGGGTGGTATCCCAGGCTTCCTGTTGGGGAGTTTCAGGAATTTGAAGCAGCTGTCTTTGGCACATAATCAGTTTGCTGGTGAGATCCCTCCTGAGTTGGGACAGGCTTGTGGGACTCTTCGGGAGCTTGATCTTTCATCCAACAGGCTTACTGGTGAACTACCCTCAACTTTTGCATCATGTTCTTCTTTGCATAGCCTCAATCTTGGCAGCAATATGCTCTCAGGAAATTTTCTTAACACTGTTGTAAGCAAGATTTCAAGTCTGATATATCTTTATGTCCCATTCAACAACATTAGTGGTCCTGTGCCGCTGTCCCTCACCAATTGTACTCAACTTCGGGTACTCGACCTCAGTTCTAATGGCTTCACAGGAACTATCCCATCAGGGTTCTGTTCGCCTCCAAATTTTCCAGCTCTAGAAAAGATAGTGTTGCCGAACAATTACCTCTCCGGTACTGTGCCCTTAGAGCTTGGAAGCTGCAAGAATTTGAAAACGATTGATCTTAGTTTCAACAGCTTGGCCGGTCCAGTTCCGTCAGAAATTTGGTCCTTGCCAAATCTATCTGATCTTGTAATGTGGGCAAATAACCTTACAGGTGAAATCCCAGAAGGCATTTGTGTCAACGGAGGAAACCTGGAGACCCTAATTCTCAACAACAATCACCTCACTGGAGCCATTCCAAAGTCCATTGCCAGCTGCACAAATATGCTATGGGTGTCACTTTCCAGCAACCAACTCACCGGAGAAATCCCTGCCGGCATTGGAAATCTTGTTAAACTTGCTATACTCCAACTGGGTAACAATTCGCTCACAGGACAGGTACCTCAGGGGCTTGGCAAGTGCAGGAGTCTTGTTTGGCTTGACTTGAATAGCAATAACCTAAGTGGTCCTCTCCCATCGGAGCTTGCTAACCAAGCTGGCGTAGTCATGCCGGGAATTGTTTCGGGAAAGCAGTTTGCATTTGTGAGAAATGAGGGTGGTACAGCATGTAGGGGTGCTGGAGGACTAGTTGAATTCGAGGGGATCCGACCAGAGAGGCTGGAAGGCTTTCCAATGGTTCATTCTTGCCCATCAACTAGAATTTACACTGGCATGACAATGTATACATTCACCACCAATGGAAGCTTGATCTACCTTGATCTCTCCTATAATTCCTTGTCAGGAACTCTTCCTGAGAATTTTGGTTCGTTGAACTATTTGCAAGTCTTGAATTTGGGACACAACAAGCTAACAGGTCATATCCCTGACAGCTTTGGAGGTCTGAAAGCAATTGGTGTTCTGGATCTCTctcataataattttcaaggatCTATCCCAGGTTCATTAGGGGGTCTCTCTTTTCTCAGTGACCTTGATGTGTCCAACAACAACTTATCTGGTATCATTCCATCCGGAGGTCAACTGACTACTTTCCCAGCCTCCAGATATGAGAACAATTCTGGCCTCTGTGGGTTGCCCTTGCTCCCTTGTAGCTCTGGCAACCATGCAGCGACTGTCCACCCCCATGAAAAGAAGCAGAATGTGGAAACAGGGGTGGTTATTGGCATTGCATTCTTCCTCTTGATTATCCTTGGGCTTACATTAGCTTTGTATCGAGTGAAGAAAGACCAGAAGAAGGACGAACAGAGAGAGAAATACATTGAAAGCCTCCCAACTTCAGGTAGCAGTAGCTGGAAACTATCCAGTGTCCCTGAGCCACTGAGCATCAATGTTGCCACATTTGAGAAACCTCTGCGGAAACTGACCTTTGCACATCTGCTTGAAGCTACTAATGGTTTCAGTGCTGATAGTATGATTGGCTCTGGAGGGTTTGGTGAGGTTTACAAGGCACAACTGAGAGATGGCTCTGTCGTTGcaatcaagaaattaattcatgtTACAGGTCAGGGAGACAGAGAATTTATGGCAGAGATGGAAACTATTGGGAAGATTAAGCACCGAAACCTGGTTCCTTTGCTGGGATACTGCAAAATAGGTGAAGAGAGGCTTCTTGTGTATGAGTACATGAAATGGGGGAGTCTGGAGTCTGTCCTTCATGACAGGGCCAAAGGAGGCGGCACAGAGCTTGACTGGGCCGCTAGAAAGAAGATAGCTATAGGGTCAGCACGTGGCCTTGCATTCCTTCACCACAGCTGCATACCTCACATTATTCACCGGGATATGAAGTCTAGCAATGTTCTTCtggatgaaaattttgaggcCAGGGTTTCAGATTTTGGCATGGCAAGATTGGTGAATGCTCTGGATACTCATCTCAGTGTAAGCACCCTTGCAGGAACTCCAGGTTATGTTCCCCCCGAGTACTACCAGAGTTTCCGCTGCACAACAAAAGGTGATGTCTATAGCTATGGTGTCATACTACTAGAGCTTCTTTCAGGAAAAAGGCCAATAGACCCTTCTGAGTTTGGTGATGATAACAACCTAGTTGGATGGGCAAAGCAACTTCACAGGGAGAAAAGAATCAATGAGATACTGGACCCTGAGTTGACAATGCAGACATCAGATGAGACTGAACTGTACCAGTATCTAAGAATTTCATTTGAGTGCCTAGATGACAGGCCATTCAAGCGGCCAACCATGATACAGGTAATGGCAATGTTCAAAGAGCTTCAAGTTGATACAGAAGGTGATAGCCTTGATAGTTTCTCGCTGAAAGACACAGTTATTGAAGAATTGCGAGAGAGAGAATCTAGTTCAGGCTAA
- the LOC102619693 gene encoding putative 4-hydroxy-4-methyl-2-oxoglutarate aldolase 3 codes for MAGVVATAEACDSNAALLASGDLRVLQPVFQIYGQCRSFSGPVVTLKVFEDNVLVRELLETRGEGKVLVIDGGGSMRCALIGGNLGQLAHNNGWSGIVVNGCIRDVDEINGCGIGVRALGSHPLKSNKKGHGDKHVPVYIAGVYIAGSFIRDGEWLYADSDGILVSKSELSI; via the coding sequence ATGGCTGGGGTGGTAGCAACTGCTGAAGCTTGTGACTCAAATGCAGCTCTTCTGGCAAGTGGTGACTTGCGCGTTCTGCAACCGGTCTTCCAGATCTATGGCCAATGTCGGTCATTCTCTGGTCCAGTTGTCACCCTGAAGGTgtttgaggacaatgttttgGTTAGAGAGCTGCTTGAAACCAGAGGTGAAGGGAAAGTCCTAGTTATAGACGGTGGGGGAAGCATGAGGTGTGCTCTGATAGGAGGCAATTTGGGACAATTGGCACATAATAATGGATGGTCGGGCATTGTGGTGAATGGATGCATTAGAGATGTAGATGAGATCAATGGATGTGGTATTGGCGTGAGAGCCCTGGGATCTCATCCTTTGAAATCGAACAAGAAGGGCCATGGTGACAAGCATGTCCCCGTGTACATTGCCGGCGTATACATTGCTGGATCATTCATCCGTGATGGGGAGTGGTTGTATGCTGATAGCGATGGCATTCTTGTCTCAAAATCGGAGCTGAGCATCTGA